One genomic window of Candidatus Woesearchaeota archaeon includes the following:
- a CDS encoding class I SAM-dependent methyltransferase, with the protein MDVLKLNKKAWDEIGEKTASPYIKHKKYLEIFNVFCSKLHKNDFVLDFGCGPGIPFTKELVKRGFKIIAIDISETMIKVAKKNVPEAKYLRVSMTDINFENKFDGIFSGYTMLCLDPDNFKIAAKKAVKSLKRGGFFFLALNEPAPEGHDEAENYTEIMDQKMYSRPYTEEEIRKVFAKLNMKIIKVARETVNSKAYGDEYTLLVLMQKQ; encoded by the coding sequence ATGGATGTTCTTAAACTAAATAAAAAAGCATGGGATGAGATTGGCGAAAAAACTGCCTCTCCATATATCAAGCATAAAAAATACTTAGAGATATTCAATGTTTTTTGCAGTAAACTCCATAAAAATGATTTTGTTCTTGATTTTGGTTGTGGACCCGGAATTCCATTTACAAAAGAGTTGGTCAAAAGAGGTTTTAAAATTATTGCAATTGATATTTCAGAAACAATGATAAAAGTTGCAAAAAAGAATGTTCCGGAAGCAAAATATCTTAGAGTTTCAATGACTGACATCAATTTTGAAAATAAATTTGATGGAATTTTTTCAGGATATACTATGCTTTGTTTAGATCCAGATAATTTTAAAATTGCTGCAAAAAAAGCAGTTAAATCATTAAAACGAGGTGGTTTTTTCTTTTTGGCTCTTAATGAACCTGCTCCAGAGGGACATGATGAAGCAGAAAATTATACTGAAATTATGGATCAAAAGATGTATAGCAGACCTTATACTGAAGAAGAAATTAGAAAAGTTTTCGCAAAATTAAATATGAAAATAATTAAAGTTGCAAGAGAAACAGTTAATTCTAAAGCATATGGTGATGAATATACTTTACTTGTTCTTATGCAAAAACAATGA